The following proteins are encoded in a genomic region of Montipora foliosa isolate CH-2021 chromosome 8, ASM3666993v2, whole genome shotgun sequence:
- the LOC137968407 gene encoding uncharacterized protein, with product MNISSYELSFFQKLVLCRGLKFALPEKVSPIDVMVTFEKAYWNIEPHLANDDMKELTATTLRSVTLDYINQKGLKPQKTLMKAIEELRNRDYIVVTKPDKGSGVVVMDKSEYLLLLSEASINDTSKLRAVDTERPKARGRPVKYYHPLLQRENQISAVISKVLPKPIADSIRPKSSRLAHLYGLPKTHKEQLAMHPSLSATHTYNYALAKCLDEKLKPLSCNQ from the coding sequence ATGAACATCTCCTCGTACGAACTATCTTTTTTCCAGAAATTGGTCCTTTGTCGAGGTTTGAAGTTTGCACTTCCCGAGAAAGTATCTCCTATCGACGTCATGGTGACCTTTGAAAAAGCATACTGGAATATTGAGCCCCACCTTGCAAATGATGACATGAAAGAGCTAACTGCTACGACACTACGATCTGTGACATTGGACTACATCAACCAGAAGGGACTTAAACCGCAAAAAACCCTTATGAAGGCCATCGAGGAGCTGAGAAATCGGGACTACATAGTTGTTACAAAGCCAGATAAGGGTTCCGGAGTTGTTGTAATGGACAAATCCGAATATCTACTCCTGCTATCTGAAGCCTCCATCAATGACACTAGCAAACTTAGAGCAGTTGATACAGAGAGACCCAAAGCAAGAGGAAGGCCAGTGAAATATTATCATCCGCTTTTACAACGGGAAAACCAAATTAGTGCTGTCATATCTAAAGTACTACCCAAGCCCATTGCCGACTCCATCCGTCCCAAAAGTTCTAGACTCGCACACCTATATGGCCTACCTAAGACGCATAAGGAACAACTTGCTATGCACCCAAGTCTCTCTGCTACACATACTTACAACTATGCGTTGGCTAAGTGTCTGGATGAGAAATTGAAACCACTCTCATGCAATCAGTAG
- the LOC138013123 gene encoding major facilitator superfamily domain-containing protein 6-like: protein MEKAVKVGHWKVNKAQLKTWLPTLYYFFFYGALGSLFPFLNLFYRAVGMDPWQIGVLGGIRPLVALFFAPLWSVVADRWKTRKLVLVLSLISWIALTMPLAFVRHSTASEPCPEKSNSSELGLKTNEDFVNNRATIINRFEDISSDDDPLVSSLNDYRENMESDLDNFENLVRINAKIQKTKKSQTRRGGLALLDKPMPHSFGLPAEIELQGPIESKEENSERKPFDFKSRGGSYYNKRKNPKADTIFTEFLIIVFFGEVFQSPTDDINTHYDGTFLEHLGVLYQNAASNNIYSSIGIGVIAFTTGLILRFESKITICDEEYANYKLPFIIFSLLMFAAVVISHKFQFSYRRHRRCFGIKESLKQLITLDHATFLFMVLIMGIFRGVLFNFVYWNIVDIGGSDLVVGMTVVSQHLSDTIVSMSAPILMTYMGYIGMIYLGLASYALRFLIYSWLSTPESAWVTPTIELLQGFSHSTAWSAFLLYITSYTPTFSFPTGIFLLQALYLGVGGSVGSIVCGILIQTFSTNVAFRLFGFVSVFTCLVFMMIQPTGRQETLPSEADTMLFLTDEDDYSSYSEDEIFERKRRAILHLPSEDKGDCSIQPQKVVLPTYSSPLVPFCMSLGKEIHFS, encoded by the coding sequence ATGGAAAAAGCAGTAAAAGTGGGACATTGGAAAGTAAACAAGGCACAGCTTAAAACATGGCTGCCCACCTTGTACTATTTTTTCTTCTACGGTGCTCTGGGTTCTCTCTTCCCATTCCTAAATTTGTTTTATCGAGCTGTTGGGATGGACCCATGGCAAATTGGGGTTCTTGGAGGTATTCGCCCTCTTGTCGCATTATTTTTCGCTCCATTGTGGAGTGTTGTAGCTGACAGGTGGAAGACAAGAAAATTGGTACTTGTTTTGTCACTGATAAGCTGGATTGCCTTAACTATGCCTCTAGCATTTGTGCGTCATTCAACGGCAAGCGAACCTTGCCCAGAAAAGAGCAACTCTTCAGAGCTTGGCCTCAAGACAAATGAAGATTTCGTGAACAATCGCGCGACCATTATAAATCGCTTTGAAGATATTTCATCGGACGATGATCCTCTAGTTTCTTCACTCAACGACTACAGGGAAAATATGGAAAGCGACCTTGATAATTTCGAGAATTTAGTGAGGATAAATGCGAAGATACAAAAGACAAAGAAGTCCCAAACACGTCGGGGTGGATTAGCTTTATTAGACAAGCCTATGCCTCATAGTTTTGGTTTGCCCGCGGAAATAGAGCTTCAGGGCCCGATTGAAAGCAAGGAAGAGAATAGTGAACGAAAACCGTTCGACTTCAAATCGCGAGGTGGTTCTTACTATAACAAGAGGAAAAACCCGAAGGCTGATACAATATTTACCGAGTTTctaattattgttttctttggcgAAGTCTTTCAATCACCCACAGATGATATAAATACCCATTATGATGGAACATTTTTGGAACATTTGGGGGTCTTGTACCAAAACGCGGCTAGTAACAACATATACAGTTCTATCGGTATTGGAGTTATAGCATTCACCACAGGTTTGATACTCCGTTTCGAATCTAAAATAACAATCTGCGACGAagaatatgcaaattacaaattgCCCTTCATCATTTTCTCGTTGCTTATGTTCGCTGCTGTAGTCATCTCCCACAAATTTCAATTCAGTTACAGAAGACATCGGCGCTGTTTCGGAATCAAAGAATCCTTGAAGCAGCTGATAACACTAGACCATGCAACATTTTTGTTCATGGTGTTAATCATGGGCATTTTCCGAGGAGTCTTGTTCAACTTTGTTTACTGGAACATTGTGGATATTGGAGGCTCAGACCTTGTTGTTGGAATGACTGTTGTAAGTCAGCACCTTTCAGATACAATCGTGTCGATGTCGGCTCCAATCTTGATGACCTACATGGGATATATCGGCATGATATATCTGGGCCTGGCCTCGTATGCTTTACGCTTCCTTATCTATTCGTGGCTAAGTACCCCTGAGTCTGCTTGGGTCACTCCAACAATCGAACTCTTGCAGGGATTTTCACATTCTACAGCATGGTCAGCATTCCTTTTGTACATCACAAGCTACACTCCAACATTCTCCTTTCCCacggggatatttttgctcCAAGCGCTCTATCTGGGGGTTGGTGGCAGCGTCGGAAGTATAGTGTGTGGGATACTAATCCAGACTTTCTCCACCAATGTCGCATTTCGCTTGTTCGGTTTTGTAAGTGTTTTTACCTGTTTGGTGTTTATGATGATTCAGCCGACAGGTAGGCAGGAAACTCTCCCTTCTGAAGCAGACACGATGTTATTTCTCACGGACGAAGATGATTACTCAAGTTACAGTGAAGATGAGATTTTTGAGCGCAAGCGACGTGCAATTTTGCATCTCCCCTCTGAGGACAAAGGTGACTGTTCTATCCAACCACAAAAAGTGGTTCTGCCTACATATAGTTCCCCTTTAGTGCCATTTTGTATGTCCCTTGGGAAAGAAATTCACTTCTCATAG